The DNA window TTCCTGTTGGGCCGCCGCCATCGCTAAGGGGCTAGCTGTTGTGATGGAGGTGGAGGCACCGAGTCAGGCCGCCTCCATAACAGCCGCAGCCACAGCCACCGCTTCCAACGCCCGTAACCCACTACCAGTGCCGCCAGCCATCATAATTCTGGACATGGGAGGGGCGGCTATGGCGAATAGGGAGCGGAGAGGTGGTGCGGCTGCTGTCTAGGCGAGCGCCGAGGATGCGTTTGGCAAGTTAAGTGGCAGCGTATGGCAAACACCGAGGCGTGATCCTCGGATGCGAAATTGACGGGCGGGGTTGGGTGTGTACGCGCGGGCAGGTATGATTTTAGTTGGATGAAAAATGTAGGGGAAAAAGGCAGAAATATTTTAGAAAATGCTATTTTTTCAACATTTTAAAAAGTTGAATCCGAGGAGCAGTGTATCGAAGAAAGGGGTAGCCGGAAATTTTCCAGGTGGAGGAGGTTTTCAATTATTTTCGATCTTATAGTATAGATAGACAGAGCATGTATAATATTAAATCACTGACCAGCCACGATGTTTCTTCTTTCTGAATTAGGGAGAAGCTGATACAAAGTTAAAGTGTTGAGACTGTCAATGACATGCGGCCCCGGAAAAAAGCGGGCCCCGAACGGTGTCGTGGCAAGACGAGCGCCCGCGCGGCTCTCCGATCGCCCGGGCCCCTACTAACTCCACCCCTCATTCCCGTTCCGTTCCGTTCTCCCATTTCAAACCTCGAAAGCCGAAGCGGAGCGGAGAGGCCAACCCCACCCCACCGGCAGCGGAGCCATGGGGAGGCCACGAgcgacccccgccgccgcctccaggcCGAGGCGCAACCCCAAGCCGAAGCAGGAcccctccttcctctccccgctCGCGTCGCCGGCGCCCGCGTCGCGCACCCGCACCCGCACCCGCAAGCGCCCCGTCCGTGGCGGCGCTTCCTCCCCCGCGTCGTCGTCCCCGGGCTCCTTCCCCGCCGACCTCGACATCAGCTTCCTCTCCTCGCCGGGCTCCTCCGCCTCGCCCCCGAAGCCCAGGGCACGGGCCAAGCCCGCCGCGCGCTCGCCCCTCGTCGCCACcccccgcgtcgccgccgcctccccttcCCCTTCGCCCGCCGCGTCTCCCCAGCCCGCGCCGGCGGCTGGGGCGTCCAGCGTCGGAGACCTCAGGAGCGCCATCGCCTCGCAgatggaggacctcaagcgccGCCTGGACGCGCTCCACTCCCGCGCGCATGCCGACCTCGACGCGTCCTTCTCCCGCGTCTCCAAGCGAATCAAGGTGATCCCCGCCGCCCTGAGCCTCTCCCGCAACACCGCTTCCCTCCCAGTCGCGTCGTTAGGGTTCACTTCCGAGCTTCGTTGTTTGCTCCGGACTGTTGGTTGGTGATGTAGAGCGCTAGCGCGTGGGGAACTGGAGATAACCCTTGTCACATGAATTGCCTTCGTGCCATTTCCAGATGTCATGATCTCGTCTACTCTGTTTATTTGCATATCTTAAATTGTCGTCGTTGGGCTGAATATCTGACATATGAGGTTACCATATCTGAATTTCTACAGTTGATATATGATGATTCAGGTTACTGTATCTGAGTTTCTAAAATTGACATATGAGGTTACTACATTTGAGTTTCTGCAATTTAACAAGCTCAAATGCGTAATTCACTAATGGGGATATCTGATATGGAAGATGTTTTGCATCATTGGAATCCATGAAAATGAGTAGTTTACCTGGATCTCTTCCCTTTAGAGGCTTGCAGCAGTAGTATATATGGCTTTTTTTTTGTAAGAGTTCAGAGTTTTTTACTGTTGTAGCAGGAAATGGTATTGAATGAGGCGAGCTTGTTTGAATTTTTAAACTTCTCAGTACCAATGTATTCGTATTTGTTTTGCCAGTTCATCGCAGGGGT is part of the Panicum hallii strain FIL2 chromosome 2, PHallii_v3.1, whole genome shotgun sequence genome and encodes:
- the LOC112882264 gene encoding atherin-like, with the protein product MGRPRATPAAASRPRRNPKPKQDPSFLSPLASPAPASRTRTRTRKRPVRGGASSPASSSPGSFPADLDISFLSSPGSSASPPKPRARAKPAARSPLVATPRVAAASPSPSPAASPQPAPAAGASSVGDLRSAIASQMEDLKRRLDALHSRAHADLDASFSRVSKRIKTQNQSCQQLTDEVDKEYKKMSDNIKESSEIVKAKFKQIIAEAQSSTTCVCKVTIPEMIKSVEKAIDGLRSRYNITMPA